The Streptomyces aurantiacus genome includes a region encoding these proteins:
- the dusB gene encoding tRNA dihydrouridine synthase DusB: MSTPTSTVKSALRIGPHTVQPPVVLAPMAGITNAPFRTLCREFSGGKGLFVSEMITTRALVERNEKTMQLIHFDASETPRSIQLYGVDPATVGKAVRMIADEGLADHIDLNFGCPVPKVTRKGGGSALPYKRHLLRAILREAVSGAGDLPVTMKMRKGIDDDHITYLDAGRIAVEEGVTAIALHGRTAAQHYGGTADWEAIARLKEHVPEIPVLGNGDIWSADDALRMVRETGCDGVVVGRGCLGRPWLFGDLVAAFEGPAGARAGGPDGYGARPTLREVAAVMVRHATLLGEWIGDEARGVIDFRKHVAWYLKGFAVGSEMRKRLAITSSLAELSEGLEELQLDQPWPLGADGPRGRTSGNNRVVLPDGWLKDPYDCAGISEDAELDTSGG, encoded by the coding sequence ATGTCCACGCCCACGTCCACGGTGAAGTCCGCCCTGCGGATCGGCCCCCACACCGTCCAGCCGCCCGTCGTGCTCGCCCCCATGGCGGGCATCACGAACGCGCCCTTCCGCACGCTGTGCAGGGAGTTCAGCGGAGGCAAAGGGCTGTTCGTCAGCGAGATGATCACCACGCGGGCGCTGGTCGAGCGCAACGAGAAGACCATGCAGCTGATCCACTTCGACGCGTCGGAGACCCCGCGCTCGATCCAGCTGTACGGCGTCGACCCCGCGACCGTCGGCAAGGCCGTCCGCATGATCGCGGACGAGGGCCTCGCCGACCACATCGACCTGAACTTCGGCTGCCCGGTCCCCAAGGTGACCCGCAAGGGCGGCGGCTCGGCCCTCCCGTACAAGCGGCACCTGCTGCGGGCGATCCTGCGCGAGGCGGTGTCCGGGGCGGGCGACCTGCCGGTCACCATGAAGATGCGCAAGGGCATCGACGACGACCACATCACCTATCTCGACGCGGGGCGGATCGCCGTCGAGGAGGGCGTGACGGCGATCGCGCTGCACGGCCGCACCGCCGCGCAGCACTACGGCGGGACGGCCGACTGGGAGGCCATCGCGCGGCTGAAGGAGCACGTCCCGGAGATCCCCGTCCTCGGCAACGGCGACATCTGGTCGGCCGACGACGCGTTGCGGATGGTGCGCGAGACCGGCTGCGACGGGGTGGTCGTCGGCCGGGGCTGCCTCGGGCGGCCCTGGCTCTTCGGTGACCTGGTGGCAGCCTTCGAGGGCCCGGCCGGTGCGCGGGCCGGGGGCCCCGACGGATACGGCGCCCGTCCGACCCTGCGTGAGGTGGCGGCCGTCATGGTCCGGCACGCGACCCTGCTCGGGGAGTGGATCGGGGACGAGGCGCGCGGAGTCATCGACTTCCGCAAGCATGTGGCCTGGTATCTGAAGGGGTTCGCCGTCGGGTCGGAGATGCGCAAGCGCCTCGCGATCACCTCGTCCCTGGCCGAACTCTCCGAGGGGCTTGAGGAGTTGCAGTTGGACCAGCCCTGGCCGCTGGGCGCTGACGGGCCCCGCGGGCGGACGTCCGGCAACAACAGGGTTGTCCTGCCGGACGGTTGGCTCAAGGACCCTTACGACTGCGCGGGCATCAGTGAGGACGCGGAGCTGGATACCTCCGGCGGTTGA
- a CDS encoding helix-turn-helix transcriptional regulator, which produces MTTMAEKTTVRAGEAVGVAGRRETGGSPSGPGGLPGSGPTGGAGSRPSGESEIRRHELAAFLRHRREHITPEQVGLPRGSRRRTPGLRREEVAQLSAVGVTWYTWLEQARDIQVSVQVLDALARTLMLDGNERAHLFRLAGAVDPTPASRCPTITPALLRTLEQLEPLPACIQNSRYDILAYNRTYGRLLCDLDDVPPEDRNCMVLITTNEQWRSSIVLLDETLRLIAAKFRASMAGHLADPAWKMLLKRLLAESEEFRAVWERHEVVGSRSKTKFFDNRYVGRLDLVHTDLWLGPAEGPRMVTYAPVDDESRERLEKLHALAVERG; this is translated from the coding sequence ATGACGACCATGGCCGAGAAGACGACGGTACGGGCGGGCGAAGCCGTCGGGGTCGCCGGGCGCCGGGAGACCGGCGGGTCCCCGAGCGGGCCGGGCGGCCTGCCCGGGTCCGGCCCGACCGGCGGAGCGGGCAGCCGGCCCTCGGGCGAGTCGGAGATCCGGCGGCACGAGCTCGCCGCCTTCCTGCGGCACCGCCGCGAGCACATCACCCCCGAGCAGGTGGGCCTGCCCCGGGGCAGCCGCCGACGCACCCCCGGCCTGCGCCGGGAGGAGGTCGCGCAGCTCTCCGCGGTCGGCGTCACCTGGTACACGTGGCTCGAACAGGCCAGGGACATCCAGGTGTCGGTGCAGGTCCTCGACGCGCTCGCCCGCACCCTGATGCTGGACGGGAACGAGCGGGCCCATCTCTTCCGGCTGGCCGGTGCCGTCGACCCCACCCCGGCCTCGCGCTGCCCCACCATCACCCCGGCGCTGCTGCGGACGCTGGAGCAGCTGGAGCCCCTCCCGGCCTGCATCCAGAACAGCCGGTACGACATCCTCGCCTACAACCGCACGTACGGCAGGCTGCTGTGCGACCTCGACGACGTGCCGCCGGAGGACCGCAACTGCATGGTCCTCATCACCACGAACGAGCAGTGGCGCTCCTCGATCGTGCTGCTGGACGAGACGCTGCGGCTGATCGCCGCCAAGTTCCGGGCCTCGATGGCGGGGCATCTCGCCGACCCCGCCTGGAAGATGCTGCTCAAGCGGCTGCTCGCGGAGTCCGAGGAGTTCCGTGCGGTGTGGGAGCGGCACGAGGTGGTCGGCTCGCGCAGCAAGACCAAGTTCTTCGACAACAGGTACGTCGGGCGGCTCGACCTGGTCCACACCGACCTGTGGCTCGGTCCCGCGGAGGGGCCGCGCATGGTCACGTACGCGCCCGTCGACGACGAGTCCCGCGAGCGCCTGGAAAAGCTGCACGCGCTGGCGGTGGAGCGGGGCTGA
- a CDS encoding MFS transporter gives MPELSHRRRLLVLAICCMSLLIVSLDNTVLNVALPSMQKDLHTSLAGMQWTIDAYTLVLAALLMLAGSTADRIGRRKVFLAGLIVFTIGSVLCSLAPNLESLVAFRMIQAVGGSMLNPVAMSIITNTFTDPRERARAIGVWGGVVGISMAAGPLVGGLLVDSVGWRSIFWVNLPVGLAALLLTLRYVPESRAPKARRPDPVGQLLVIALLGSLTYAIIEAPDSGAAKTLAFGTIAFAALAALLWYEPRRDEPLIDLRFFRSAPFSGATVIAVSAFAALGGFLFLSTLYLQNVRGLSALHAGLWMLPMAAMTFVCAPLSGRLVGSRGPRLSLLVAGTAMTASGVLFAAFEAETANTTLVIGYVLFGLGFGFVNAPITNTAVSGMPRAQAGVAAAVASTSRQIGQTLGVAVIGAVLASGVGSSSYRDSFVAAARPAWWIIAACGLAVLAVGALTSGPWARRTADRTARHLSSAELKESAGVV, from the coding sequence ATGCCCGAGCTCAGCCACCGCCGGCGACTGCTGGTTCTCGCGATCTGCTGCATGAGCCTGCTGATCGTGAGCCTCGACAACACCGTCCTGAACGTCGCGCTGCCCTCCATGCAGAAGGACCTGCACACGAGCCTGGCCGGCATGCAGTGGACGATCGACGCGTACACCCTGGTCCTGGCCGCGCTGTTGATGCTCGCGGGTTCGACCGCCGACCGCATCGGCCGCAGGAAGGTCTTCCTCGCGGGACTGATCGTCTTCACGATCGGCTCGGTCCTCTGCTCGCTCGCGCCCAACCTCGAATCGCTCGTCGCCTTCCGCATGATCCAGGCGGTCGGCGGCTCCATGCTCAACCCGGTCGCCATGTCGATCATCACCAACACCTTCACCGACCCGCGCGAGCGCGCCCGCGCGATCGGCGTCTGGGGCGGCGTGGTCGGCATATCCATGGCCGCCGGCCCACTGGTCGGCGGCCTTCTCGTGGACTCGGTCGGCTGGCGCTCGATCTTCTGGGTCAACCTTCCGGTGGGCCTGGCCGCACTCCTGCTCACCCTCCGGTACGTGCCCGAGTCCCGCGCCCCGAAGGCCCGCCGCCCGGACCCGGTCGGCCAGCTCCTGGTGATCGCCCTGCTCGGCTCCCTGACGTACGCGATCATCGAGGCGCCCGACTCCGGCGCGGCCAAGACCCTCGCCTTCGGCACCATCGCGTTCGCCGCCCTGGCCGCCCTCCTGTGGTACGAGCCCCGCCGCGACGAACCCCTCATCGACCTGCGCTTCTTCCGCTCGGCCCCTTTCAGTGGTGCCACGGTGATCGCGGTCAGCGCGTTCGCGGCGCTGGGCGGGTTCCTCTTCCTCTCGACGCTCTACCTCCAGAACGTGCGGGGCCTGAGCGCCCTCCACGCGGGCCTGTGGATGCTCCCCATGGCTGCCATGACGTTCGTCTGCGCGCCGCTGTCCGGCCGGCTGGTCGGCAGCCGCGGCCCCCGGCTGTCCCTGCTGGTCGCCGGCACCGCGATGACCGCGAGCGGAGTGCTCTTCGCCGCCTTCGAGGCCGAGACGGCGAACACGACACTCGTCATCGGGTACGTCCTGTTCGGGCTCGGCTTCGGCTTCGTGAACGCCCCGATCACCAACACCGCGGTGTCGGGCATGCCGCGCGCCCAGGCCGGTGTGGCCGCCGCCGTCGCCTCCACCAGCCGCCAGATCGGGCAGACGCTGGGTGTCGCCGTGATCGGCGCGGTGCTCGCGTCCGGTGTCGGCTCGTCCTCGTACCGGGACAGCTTCGTCGCGGCGGCCCGCCCCGCCTGGTGGATCATCGCCGCGTGCGGTCTGGCGGTGCTGGCCGTCGGCGCCCTGACCAGCGGCCCCTGGGCCCGGCGGACCGCCGATCGCACGGCACGGCACCTCTCGTCGGCGGAGCTCAAGGAGTCGGCGGGCGTCGTCTGA